The genomic segment TATGGCACCAGCAGCGGCAGATACAATTGTAAATCATTTTAAGGATACAGGAAGAAAACCGGAAGATTATGATGTTATAGCCACAGGAGATTTAGGTGTAATAGGAAGAGAACTTACTGATAAATTAATTGAAGACTTTGGATATAATATTAGAAATCAACATATAGATTGTGGCGAAATTATATTTGATAATGAAAAGCAGAATACATTGTCAGGTGGAAGTGGTTGTGGATGTTCAGCAGTTGTTTTTACAGGTTATTTATATAAAAGACTTATGAAAAAGGAAATTAAAAGAGTATTGTTAGTTTCTACAGGTGCACTTATGAGCACTACGTCTTCTCTTCAAGGTGAGACAATTCCAGGAATAGCACATGCAGTCGCTATTGAAATGAATTCAAATTAAGGAAGAGGAAGCTTATAAATAAACGAGATATTAGATTATAAAAATCTTTTGTTTGAAAGGAATGAAAATTGAATGAATTATATAAGTGCATTCATAGTTGGGGGCATTATTTGCGTTATAGGTCAAATATTAATAGACGTTACAAAATTAACTCCAGGAAGAATCTTAGTAGTGTTTGTTGTGCTTGGAGCTATAGTAGGTGCCTTTGGATGGTATGATAAATTAGTTTCTATTGGTGGAGCGGGAGCCACAGTTCCGTTACCGAGCTTTGGAAATGCATTAGCTAAAGCTACAATAAAAGAGGTAGATGAGATAGGATTATTAGGAGCTTTTACAGGTGGAATTAAAGGAGCGGCAGCAGGAATTACAGCATCAATATTCTTTGGATATCTTATGGCACTAATCTTTAATCCAAAAACCAAAAAATAAATAAATTTAATATGGAAAAATAATTGAGCCCAATGAAGATTATTATAGTAAAAATGCCTTAAATAAAATTAACTTTTATAAATATGTATCGAAAATATATATAAGATATTAAAGTTTTGCCTTTTAATGTCTTTAAACGTATAATTATACTATAAATGAATGTAGATATATATATATGAAAAATATAGTATAATAAAGAAGTTATTAATGAAGTAATTAGAATGGTGGGGTTTTTTTGGAAAAATACTGCAATAACTCTTGGGCTCAAATAGTTGAATTACTAAATAGTAATGTTCAAAGTGGACTTAGTGAAAATGATTGTGACGCATTAAGATTAAAATATGGGACCAATAAGATTGATTTACCAAGTGGAAATAAAATTTATAAACATATACTAAATGCTTTAAAGCAAAGATCTATAATTATAAATTTGATAATTACAATAATTTTATTCGTATTTGAACATTATTTATTTGGTATAATAACAGCCTTGATATTATTATTAAATTTAATTTTAATAGTAATGCATACTATAAAAAGAGATAAAGAAATTGGAGCTTTAGAAAGGCTGAATTCTGCAGATACAGTAGTTATTAGAGATGGATCTCAGAAAATCATAAAATCTGAAGAATTAGTAATGGGTGATATAGTAAAAATTAATAAAGACTCGATTATTCCAGCAGATATAAGAATAATAAGTGCTAATGAAATTAAAGTTGACGAAAAGAGTATAACAGGAGAAGCATTTTATAAGGAGAAATTTGAGAGTAAAATAATAGGAAATATATTTTCTCTTACAGATATGAAAAATATATTGTTTAAAGGGTCTATAATAAAATCAGGTAGTGGACTAGGTATAGTAATATCCACTGGTAATTCTACTCAATTAGGTAGAATGCTTACCATGCTTACGTATGCAAGTAATAGAAAACATAATTTTGGGACAATGATATCTAAAATTTTAGAAAGATATTTATTAATTTATTTCCTAGGAATTATAATTATAGGATCATATTTTGTATATACAGGACAAGATGCAAACAAAAATTACATATCCACAGCTTTATTTGCCCTTGGTTGTTTTCCAGTTACTATAATCGCGAAATTAGTTTTTAAAAATACAATTAAAAGCTTTAGGAATGAAAATATAGAAATAATAAATTTTTCAGTATTTAATTTAATTAAAGATGTTAATATTTTATTTTTAGATAAAGTTGGTGCAATAAGCAAAAAAGAAATGATAGTCAAAAAACTATTTATTAATGATAATTTGATATCGACTGAAGATCCTTATGTAAAGGAGACAACTTTTGATAGGATAGTTGAGATATCATTAATATGTAATAACGCTATTTATAATCCAAGTGATGATAGTGGAAAAGGTGAGTTAGATGAGCTTGCTTTCTTGAGTTATGCTGCTAGAAAAAAAATTTATAAAGCAGCTATAGATAGTAGGAATTCTAAAATTTTAGATATACCTATGGATTCTGATAAGAGATTCTCTACAGTTGTAAGTAAATTTAATAACAGATATAGAGCTAATACTAGAGGAAACGTAGATGATGTTTTAGAGCAATGTACACATGTCATGATAGAAGGTATTGAGAAAGAGATTACGGATGAATACAAAGCAAAAATAAAGGAAGTTGATATGAATTTATCTATAGAAGGGTTAATAACAGAAGGTTTTGCGTATAGAAACTTTACTTATGAACCATCTAAATCTGAAAATATAGAAAGCAATATGGTCTTTGTTGGAATAATTGGATTGGAAAATCCACTTGAAGAGAATCTCGAAAATACAATAAATCGAATTAAAGATAAAGCAATAGTACCAATATTATTTACAGAAGAAAGTAAATTAAGTGCTATAACAAACGCAAAAATGGCTAATATAATAAAGAATAATAATCAGGTAGTAGCAGGAATAGAACTGGATTCTTTAAATCATCAAGAATTAAAGGATTTGCTTTGTAGAGTAAGAGTTTTTTGCAGAGTAAATCCAGAAATTAAATCAAAGATTGTTTCATTATTTATAAAAGATGGGCATAAAGTTGCAACTACTGGTGAAACGCTAGGAGATCTTCCAGCGCTCAACTTATCAAATGTAGGAATAGGTAAAGGAAAAGCATCTACAATTGTAAAAAAGGTATCAGATGTATATATTAAAGAAAATTACCTAGATGGGTTCTTTAAAATAAGAGATTTTTCCAGAGTATTTGATAGAAATATAGATAGAGGATTCAAAGTGTATTTCATGGCTTTATTTTCAGAACTTATAACTTTAATGGGAAGTATTATAATGGGACAAACCGAAAGTTTAGATTTTGGGAATGTGGTAACGATAAATGGGGTTTTATTCATTCCATTATCATTAATAATATTACTTAAAAAAGGGCGAGATATTACTAGAAATGAAATGATAGTTAGATCATTTGTTCTAAGCATAATTACAATGGTTTCAATTTACAAACTTGGTGATAAGGAAGCAGCTATAGTGACATTAGCTATATTATCAATTGGAATTTTATTATTTACATTATTTAATAGCAATATTTCTATAAGAAAATTTTCTAACGAATTGATTATGCCTGTTATATCATTGGTAGTAATTATTATTGCCGTAATTAGTATGATTTTAATTAATGGAATATTAATTAGAGATATAATAGGAATAGAAATAGCAGCATCAATAATATTTTTATTAATCTTTGAAATTTTAGCTAGAAAGTGGCAAAACTCATTAATGAGGTGAGTTGATGTTTTCTAAAAAAATAGGAGATGTAGGAAATCCACTAATATACATATTTTTGACGCTTGCAATTAGTTGTATTTTCTATGGAATGAATAGGGAATTTAGGGGGCTTACAATATTCATTGTAGCCTTCTTTTTTATATGCATATTTTATTATTGTGGTTTCAGTTTCTTTGCTATTATGATTATCTTTTTTGTTGTTGGAATTTTAATTAATTGTTCCTACTATAAAATTCCAAGCAAAATAGACGGAGAAGTAAGAATAATAAAAATAAGCAATTATAGTGTTATAGGAAGCTATGAAGGCAAGAGTATTACGATAACAACTAATAGTAAGAATTTAAGTGTAGGTGAAAAATATAAAATTATAGGAAAAGTTGATGATATGCAAGATAGATATAATGGGATAGTTGGGGAAGTAGAGCCTAAAGTATTGTATAAGATTAATGGGGATTTGATAACAAAGCTTTATGAGATTAAAAGAAATATATATTTGAGGTTAGAAGAAAATCTAGGAACAAGAAAAGCGGGGCTAATATCATCAATTGCTTTTGGTTATTGCGATTATTTAGATTTTGAAGACAAAGATGATATGAAAAACTTTGGAATAATACATAGCATAAGCGTTTCAGGGTTACATGTAGCTATAGTATATGGTTTTATAAGGATTTTTGTTGGAAGAAATTTAGGCATTTTGACGACTATGATATATGTCTTATTTACAGGACTCAATTATTCTAGTATAAGGTCTTTTTTAATGCTTGCATGTGTAGAAGGTGGACGTATTTTAAAAAGAAATAATAATTCAATTTCTGCTTTGTGTTTCTCTGCGACATTTTTGGTTCTTTATGAACCGTATAGTATTTTTAATATATCTTTTCACTTATCTTATTTAGCTACTTTGGGAATAGCAATGTTTAATAAGAGATTCAATGATGTATTATATAAATTGAATATTAAATTAAGAGAAGCATTAAGTTTAACGTTAAGCGCTCAGATATTTACGTTACCATATCTAATCTTAATTTTTAGGGATTTTTCAGCAAATTTTATTGCTGGAAATTTAATTTTGGCTCCATTTGTAGATCTTATGGTTATTACAGGAAATGCATTAGTATTGACATATACTTATCCTCAATTATTTGATTTTTGCAGTTATATAAACTTGAAAATAATAAATATATTTGATTATATTCTAAACTATATGGAGAACTTTTCATTGCCAATGTTTTATGGAAATGAAAATGTAGTTTTTTTCTATCTATTTTTAATGTTTAGTGTTTATTTTGTGAAAAAGGGATATAAAAAGTTTGTTTATATTCCTCTTATAGCTATTTTTATAATTACAATTCAAATATATAGTCCAATTCCAAGCATAAGGTATTATAAAGAAGGTGCTATTTTGGTTTCTTATAAAGGTGATAGAATACTAATATCTAATAAAAATCAAATTGATATAAATAGGCTTTCTAAATCAGCACTTGCAACAAAATATTTTAGACAGAGAAGTACAATTGCTATGACTGGAATTTGTAAAATAAGTTTCAAAGGAAAAGATTACGTTTTAGATACTGGTACTAAAAAATATCTATTAAAAGTAACAAGTGATAAAACTCAATATGAAGAGTATGATATAATAAATTTTAATGATAGGATTACTAATAACATATTTATAATAGACGGAAGGGTAATATAGGTTTATAGATTTATATTAGAAGCACATTTTATACGAAAGGAAAATTAAAGTGATTAATTACGAAGTTTATGAGCAAGAAATCGAAAAAGGAAATATAAAAAATGGGTATATATTTTGTGGGTTGGATGAAGAATTTATTAAAGATGGAATAAACATAATTATTAAGAAAAATGTAGCTGAAGAATTTAGGGAGCTCAACTTAATACGGATAGATGGAATGAATACAAGTTTTGATTCTATCATGAATGCGTGTGAAACAATGCCATTCATGGGAGAAAAAAAAGTTGTAGTTGTTTATAGGGCAAATTTTTTACAGGATAAAACTGATTCGTCAGGAAGTAAAATATATAATGATCTTAAGAATTACATATCAAATTTACCTCCATATACAGTATTAATAATGTATTATTTATTGAATGATAAGAGAGATAGACCAAATAAAAATAAAAAATTAGCTACTATGGGTAAATCCTTAACTGTAGTATATTGTGATAAATTAAAAAGGGACAAATATTTAAAGAAAGTATCAGAAGTTTTTAAAGAAAAAGGAAAGCAAATTGGAAGAACTGAATTATCATATTTCTGCGAGAAAGTATATAATAACTTTGATATTATAAAAAGAGAAGCTGACAAGCTTATAGCGTACTGTAATGAAAGAGAAATAAAAAAAGAGGATATTGACATACTTATTTCAAATTCAAGTGAGGATGATACTTTTGATTTAGTTGAATTAATAGCTACAAAAAAGATTGATAAAGCTATAGATACGATGAAGGAAATTTTATATAAATCAGATCAGCATATGCTGATAATAAGTGCAATTCAAAAACATTTTTTGAGGTTATATGAGATAAAGATAAAACTTAGCAATGGAAAAAAAGTAGATGATTTCATGTTAGACTATAGATTACCACAGTTTGTTTGTGAAAAATTGATAATGCAGACAAATAAATTTACTGAAAAGCAACTGTCAGAGTTAATTAAGCTTTGCGTTAATACAGAAACAAAGTTAAAGTCAACTGGAATAGATAAGAATATGGAAATGGAATTTCTTTTAATAAACACGCTTACAGTTAAAAAATAATATTTATTAATAATATAAATTCCTAAAGAATAAAAAATAACCCATCTACTTAGATGGGTTTTAAGATTATGCCATAGAGTTTAACTTAGCAGCTAATCTTGATTTCTTTCTAGCAGCCATATTTTTATGAACAACTCCCTTAGTAGCAGCCATATCTAATGACTTAACAACTGATGTAAATAAAGCTTTAGCTTCTTCATTATTCTTAGCTTCTATAGCAGCTTCAAATTTCTTTATAGTAGTCTTTAAAGCAGACTTAATCATTCTGTTCTTTAAAGTCTTAGTTTCAGTAACTTTAATTCTCTTTTTTGCTGATTTTATATTTGCCATTCTTAATTCACCCCCTTAAATTTTTATAGGGTCTCTGCAGTTTTTGGGGAAATCTGCGTACGAGTTCATATTCAACAAACCTTATTATAGCATCAGAAGTTATGTAATTCAAGTATTAAATTCAAAGAAAAAGGAAAAATAAGACTGAGTAAATTTATAAAGAGGTGTTGGTATGATAAATGTAAGAACAGATTTAGTACTTGAAGCGAGAGAAATTTATAAGGAAAGTCACAAGGATGAAGTAGATATAGATGGAATAGAAGTTATAGAAGAAAGCGATGATGATATTAAGGTAACTACGGTAAAGGTAAAAAATGATGAAGGTGCTAAAAAAATTGGAAAGCCAAAGGGAAATTATATAACTATAGGAATGCCAGATTTTACAGCATATGATGGCGAAACTATGGATAGAGTTTCACAAGTGGTATCAGAGATTTTGCAAAGATTAATTAAGATTGATACAGATAAAACAGTATTAGTTGTAGGGCTTGGAAATTGGCAAGTTACACCAGATGCGTTAGGTCCGAAAGTGACAGAAAAGATTATGGTAACTAGACATTTACAAACAGTTATGCCTGAAGCAATTGATGAATCTGTTAGACCTGTCTGTTCAGTAGCGCCCGGAGTGCTTGGAGTCACAGGAATAGAAACTGTGGAAATAATTAAAGGTGTTGTAGAAAAAATTAAACCAGACTTAGTAATATGTATAGATGCTTTAGCTGCAAGAAAAGTTGAAAGAGTGAATACAACAATCCAAATTGGAGATACTGGAATATCCCCAGGTGCAGGAGTAGGAAATAATAGAAAACAGATAAATGAGGAAAATTTAGGAGTTAAGGTTATTGCAGTAGGTATTCCAACTGTAGTAGATGCAACTACAATTGCTAATGATACTATAGACTCTGTAATAGATTCATTAATAAATAATTCATCAAGTGGCAATGAATTTTATAAAATGTTAAAATCTCTTGATAAAAATGAGAAGGAAAGACTTATTAAAGAAGTAATGTCATCAAAAGCAAGTATGGATATGATAGTTACACCTAAGGACATTGATTTAATGGTTAATTCGCTATCAAGAATAATAGCTAATGGGATAAACATGGCAGTTCAACCTAATATGGATATGGATGAGATTAATAAGTTTATGGGTTGATTATCAATAACATATTTTTTGAATTTTAGAATAAAAATAAGAATAAGGAAAGAAGGTCTCAAAGTAATTTGAATTATTTTGAGACCTTTTTATTTTAGATTAATTATCAATGTATCTTTTAATCTATTCTAATTTTTAAATAAATGGAATGAGATTTATTAGAATAATTATGTAAATTCGTTAATATAAATATAAAAAAGGGCAAGGGGGGGATTACCGTGATGTATATGAGCAGAAGAGGAAAAAAAGGTGAAATTAGTAAAAGGATAAAAGCAAAACCTAACATTAATATAGGCTTAATAATCCTCATTTTAATTATAGGTGTATTTTTCATAAGATTAGGTAATGTTTTAAAAAACAACAAAGAAAGAGGAGCATTTGCCTATGTTCAGTTATTAAATTTAGGAATGCCGATAATAGAATCCCAAGTTTATGATGAAGGAACCTATGCTGAAAATAAGCTTTCATTAAAAAATGTTTGTTTTCAAGTATTAGGATTAAATAATCTTAGTTATAAAGGAATAATTCAAAATGAACTTAGTTTCTTTGGAGATGGTGAAAGTTCTAGCAATACTGAAACTAATTTTAGTTTTAATCCGTTTCAAATAAGTGAGGACAGTATCTCAAAAGTACAAGTAAACACTGATAGTAAGAATACCCCGATATATGATCCTAGTTTAAAGAAGACATTAGATAAATCTAAGCCAGAAGTATTAATATATCATAGTCATACTACAGAAAATTATAATGCATCAGAGCCAGATAGTTTAAATGAAGATACTAATGTAGTTGGGGTAGGTGATGTTCTTGCTAATGAATTAGAAGAGAATTATGGGATTTCAGTTATACATGACAAAACTAATAATTGTATTTCTTATAATGATAGTTATACAAGATCTGGAGAAGTGGTTGATAAATATTTAAAACAATATGGAGATTTTAAAATGGTTATAGATCTGCATAGAGATTCTGTGGAAGATAAAGCTGCTACAACAACAGAAGTTGATGGAATGAGCGCATCTAAAATAATGTTTGTAAATGCTGAAAATAGTACGAGATATCCTAAAAATAAAGAACTTACAGAGAAAGTATTTAATAAAACAGCTGAATTATTCCCAGGATTGCCTATAAAAATATTGACATATCATAGAGGGAAAAATGCATTTAATCAAAGTAAAAGCGATGGATGTTTACTTTTTGAAATAGGATCTCATACTAATACACCAGACGAGTCAAAAGTTACGGCAGAATGTATGGCTAGAGTGATTGCAGAAGTTTTGAATAAGAAATAAATATAAAGTTATATGGAAAAGGTTTGGAAGTTATATTGAGTGCATATGAAAAATTAGATAACATGTAAGTGTGATTTTTAAGCACTAAGTATTTAAATAGATATTTCAAGTTGAGATTTAATGATAATCTTGATAATAAAAATTAAAGGAAAGATTAGGAATCTAAAGTTAAAATTTAGATCTCTAGTCTTTTCTTTATTTTAATTTATTAACACATAATATTGAGATAATTGGTGAGTAGATTGTTTGACTGAGAAAGTTGGGACTGAATAATAGTTTTGCTATATGGAAAGAATCTAAATAAAAATTAAAAATAAATAAAAAAGGGTGTTTCAACATTGAAGAAAATTATTAAAAGTAGCATTTTAAGAAGAATATCACCAATGATTTTTATAGTATTTATTATTTTTCTTGGAATAATTAAAATAGATATGATTAATACTAAGGCATTATCTCCTCTTGGAAATACTAATGAAAATTATAAACTTGTAAGTAATGAATTTGGAGAAGATTTCTCGAATTTTATTAAGGATAATTCATTTCTTAAAATTTATAAGGAATCTGAAAAAGATGTTTTAGTTAAGATAGGAAGCAATGATTTTAGGATAAATAATCAATCTTCTTTTATTAAAAAAATAGAGGATATAATTGAAAGAATAAAACCATAATATTAGTTAAAATATTTAGTTAATTTTAAAATATATATAAGGCATATTAGACATAGAGCAATGAGGGAAAGTTTTGATAGCCTTTCTTTATGGATGTATGTTATAATTTAGCTGATTTAATTATAACGGGGGTGAAAGTACTGTTTTTCGTTAAGAATAACAGTTATGCGTATGAAAAGTGAAAGACAAAAACATATCAGAAATTTTTCAATTGTAGCACATATTGATCATGGTAAATCAACCCTTGCGGATAGATTACTTGAAACTACAGGAACCTTAACTAAAAGGGAAATGGAAGAACAAGTTCTAGATAATATGGAGATAGAAAAAGAAAGAGGAATTACAATAAAGTCTCAAGCAGCGAGGCTTGTATATAGAAGAGACGATGGTGAGGAATACATTCTTAATTTAATTGACACTCCAGGACATGTAGATTTTAATTATGAAGTTTCAAGAAGTTTAGCAGCTTGCGAAGGAGCGATATTAGTTGTTGATGCAACACAAGGTATTCAAGCTCAAACTTTAGCTAATTGCTATTTAGCGTTAGATAATGATTTGGAAATTGCACCAGTAATAAATAAAGTTGATCTGCCTTCTGCAAGACCCGATGAAGTTAAGAAAGAAATTGAAGATGTAATAGGAATTCCAGCAGAAGAAGCTCCTACTATATCTGCTAAAACAGGGCTTAATATAGGTGATGTATTAGAGTGTGTTGTTAAAACTATACCTTCACCTGATGGCGATGAAGAAGCTCCTTTAAAAGCATTAATTTTTGATTCTTACTACGATAGTTATAAGGGCGTTGTATGTATAGTTAGAGTAATAGACGGAAGAGTAAAGATTGGAACTAAAATTAAATTGATGGCTACGAATAAAGTTTATGACGTTACTGAAGTCGGAGTGTTTACTCCAGGAGTGCTTCCAATCAGTGAGTTAAGTGCTGGTGATGTTGGATATGTAACAGCATCCATAAAAAATGTTAGAGACGCAAGAGTTGGAGATACTATAACTGAAGCTAATAGACCAACCGAAACAGCACTTCCAGGTTATAAACCTGCTATACCAATGGTCTATTCAGGAATATACCCAGTTGATGGAGCAAAGTATGATGAATTAAGAGAAGCTCTTGAAAAGCTACAAATAAATGATGCGGCATTAAGCTTTGAGCCGGAAACATCCATTGCTTTAGGTTTTGGATTTAGATGTGGATTCTTAGGATTATTACATATGGAAATAATTCAAGAAAGAGTTGAAAGAGAATTTAATTTAGATATAATTACTACTGCACCATCTGTTATATATAAAGTAATCAAAACTGATGGGGAAATATTAGAAATAACAAATCCAACTAACCTACCACCTTTGACAGAAGTGGATTATATGGAGGAGCCAGTAGTTAAGGCATCGATAATAACCCCAAAAGACTATGTTGGAGCAGTTATGGAGCTGTGTCAAGATAGAAGAGGTGTATACATAGATATGCAATATATAGAAGAAACTAGAGCTGTTGTAAATTATGATATACCACTGAACGAAATTATATATGATTTCTTTGATACATTAAAATCTAGAACTAGAGGATATGCATCTTTAGACTACGAATTTAAAGGATATATTAGAACTAAATTAGTTAAGTTAGATATATTATTAAATGGGGATGTAGTTGATGCATTATCAATGATAGTTCCAGAGGAGAGAGCTTACCATAAAGGAAGAGGAATAGCTGAAAAGCTAAAAGAAATTATCCCAAGACAATTATTTGAAATTCCAATTCAAGCAGCAGTAGGATCTAAAATTATAGCAAGAGAAACCGTAAAAGCTATGAGAAAAGATGTATTAGCTAAATGTTATGGTGGAGATATCTCAAGAAAGAAGAAGCTGCTTGAAAAGCAAAAAGAAGGAAAGAAGAGAATGAGACAGGTTGGTTCTGTTGAAGTTCCACAAGAAGCATTCATGGCGGTATTAAAGGTAGATTAGTTAGTATAAGTAATATAAAATAGAATACTTTATACATGTAAATTATATTTATTTAAAAAGTAATTCTAAAAAACTAGCCAATGTATAAAATAAAAATATATTATTTTTGAGGAATTATTTGTATAATATTAATTAGTATTATACAAATAATTATTTTAATGCCGGTTTGGGAGGGGTTTG from the Clostridium beijerinckii genome contains:
- the spoVAE gene encoding stage V sporulation protein AE translates to MNYISAFIVGGIICVIGQILIDVTKLTPGRILVVFVVLGAIVGAFGWYDKLVSIGGAGATVPLPSFGNALAKATIKEVDEIGLLGAFTGGIKGAAAGITASIFFGYLMALIFNPKTKK
- a CDS encoding cation-transporting P-type ATPase produces the protein MEKYCNNSWAQIVELLNSNVQSGLSENDCDALRLKYGTNKIDLPSGNKIYKHILNALKQRSIIINLIITIILFVFEHYLFGIITALILLLNLILIVMHTIKRDKEIGALERLNSADTVVIRDGSQKIIKSEELVMGDIVKINKDSIIPADIRIISANEIKVDEKSITGEAFYKEKFESKIIGNIFSLTDMKNILFKGSIIKSGSGLGIVISTGNSTQLGRMLTMLTYASNRKHNFGTMISKILERYLLIYFLGIIIIGSYFVYTGQDANKNYISTALFALGCFPVTIIAKLVFKNTIKSFRNENIEIINFSVFNLIKDVNILFLDKVGAISKKEMIVKKLFINDNLISTEDPYVKETTFDRIVEISLICNNAIYNPSDDSGKGELDELAFLSYAARKKIYKAAIDSRNSKILDIPMDSDKRFSTVVSKFNNRYRANTRGNVDDVLEQCTHVMIEGIEKEITDEYKAKIKEVDMNLSIEGLITEGFAYRNFTYEPSKSENIESNMVFVGIIGLENPLEENLENTINRIKDKAIVPILFTEESKLSAITNAKMANIIKNNNQVVAGIELDSLNHQELKDLLCRVRVFCRVNPEIKSKIVSLFIKDGHKVATTGETLGDLPALNLSNVGIGKGKASTIVKKVSDVYIKENYLDGFFKIRDFSRVFDRNIDRGFKVYFMALFSELITLMGSIIMGQTESLDFGNVVTINGVLFIPLSLIILLKKGRDITRNEMIVRSFVLSIITMVSIYKLGDKEAAIVTLAILSIGILLFTLFNSNISIRKFSNELIMPVISLVVIIIAVISMILINGILIRDIIGIEIAASIIFLLIFEILARKWQNSLMR
- a CDS encoding ComEC/Rec2 family competence protein, giving the protein MFSKKIGDVGNPLIYIFLTLAISCIFYGMNREFRGLTIFIVAFFFICIFYYCGFSFFAIMIIFFVVGILINCSYYKIPSKIDGEVRIIKISNYSVIGSYEGKSITITTNSKNLSVGEKYKIIGKVDDMQDRYNGIVGEVEPKVLYKINGDLITKLYEIKRNIYLRLEENLGTRKAGLISSIAFGYCDYLDFEDKDDMKNFGIIHSISVSGLHVAIVYGFIRIFVGRNLGILTTMIYVLFTGLNYSSIRSFLMLACVEGGRILKRNNNSISALCFSATFLVLYEPYSIFNISFHLSYLATLGIAMFNKRFNDVLYKLNIKLREALSLTLSAQIFTLPYLILIFRDFSANFIAGNLILAPFVDLMVITGNALVLTYTYPQLFDFCSYINLKIINIFDYILNYMENFSLPMFYGNENVVFFYLFLMFSVYFVKKGYKKFVYIPLIAIFIITIQIYSPIPSIRYYKEGAILVSYKGDRILISNKNQIDINRLSKSALATKYFRQRSTIAMTGICKISFKGKDYVLDTGTKKYLLKVTSDKTQYEEYDIINFNDRITNNIFIIDGRVI
- the holA gene encoding DNA polymerase III subunit delta → MINYEVYEQEIEKGNIKNGYIFCGLDEEFIKDGINIIIKKNVAEEFRELNLIRIDGMNTSFDSIMNACETMPFMGEKKVVVVYRANFLQDKTDSSGSKIYNDLKNYISNLPPYTVLIMYYLLNDKRDRPNKNKKLATMGKSLTVVYCDKLKRDKYLKKVSEVFKEKGKQIGRTELSYFCEKVYNNFDIIKREADKLIAYCNEREIKKEDIDILISNSSEDDTFDLVELIATKKIDKAIDTMKEILYKSDQHMLIISAIQKHFLRLYEIKIKLSNGKKVDDFMLDYRLPQFVCEKLIMQTNKFTEKQLSELIKLCVNTETKLKSTGIDKNMEMEFLLINTLTVKK
- the rpsT gene encoding 30S ribosomal protein S20, with amino-acid sequence MANIKSAKKRIKVTETKTLKNRMIKSALKTTIKKFEAAIEAKNNEEAKALFTSVVKSLDMAATKGVVHKNMAARKKSRLAAKLNSMA
- the gpr gene encoding GPR endopeptidase, with protein sequence MINVRTDLVLEAREIYKESHKDEVDIDGIEVIEESDDDIKVTTVKVKNDEGAKKIGKPKGNYITIGMPDFTAYDGETMDRVSQVVSEILQRLIKIDTDKTVLVVGLGNWQVTPDALGPKVTEKIMVTRHLQTVMPEAIDESVRPVCSVAPGVLGVTGIETVEIIKGVVEKIKPDLVICIDALAARKVERVNTTIQIGDTGISPGAGVGNNRKQINEENLGVKVIAVGIPTVVDATTIANDTIDSVIDSLINNSSSGNEFYKMLKSLDKNEKERLIKEVMSSKASMDMIVTPKDIDLMVNSLSRIIANGINMAVQPNMDMDEINKFMG
- a CDS encoding stage II sporulation protein P, which translates into the protein MYMSRRGKKGEISKRIKAKPNINIGLIILILIIGVFFIRLGNVLKNNKERGAFAYVQLLNLGMPIIESQVYDEGTYAENKLSLKNVCFQVLGLNNLSYKGIIQNELSFFGDGESSSNTETNFSFNPFQISEDSISKVQVNTDSKNTPIYDPSLKKTLDKSKPEVLIYHSHTTENYNASEPDSLNEDTNVVGVGDVLANELEENYGISVIHDKTNNCISYNDSYTRSGEVVDKYLKQYGDFKMVIDLHRDSVEDKAATTTEVDGMSASKIMFVNAENSTRYPKNKELTEKVFNKTAELFPGLPIKILTYHRGKNAFNQSKSDGCLLFEIGSHTNTPDESKVTAECMARVIAEVLNKK
- the lepA gene encoding translation elongation factor 4 — its product is MKSERQKHIRNFSIVAHIDHGKSTLADRLLETTGTLTKREMEEQVLDNMEIEKERGITIKSQAARLVYRRDDGEEYILNLIDTPGHVDFNYEVSRSLAACEGAILVVDATQGIQAQTLANCYLALDNDLEIAPVINKVDLPSARPDEVKKEIEDVIGIPAEEAPTISAKTGLNIGDVLECVVKTIPSPDGDEEAPLKALIFDSYYDSYKGVVCIVRVIDGRVKIGTKIKLMATNKVYDVTEVGVFTPGVLPISELSAGDVGYVTASIKNVRDARVGDTITEANRPTETALPGYKPAIPMVYSGIYPVDGAKYDELREALEKLQINDAALSFEPETSIALGFGFRCGFLGLLHMEIIQERVEREFNLDIITTAPSVIYKVIKTDGEILEITNPTNLPPLTEVDYMEEPVVKASIITPKDYVGAVMELCQDRRGVYIDMQYIEETRAVVNYDIPLNEIIYDFFDTLKSRTRGYASLDYEFKGYIRTKLVKLDILLNGDVVDALSMIVPEERAYHKGRGIAEKLKEIIPRQLFEIPIQAAVGSKIIARETVKAMRKDVLAKCYGGDISRKKKLLEKQKEGKKRMRQVGSVEVPQEAFMAVLKVD